Proteins encoded by one window of Cylindrospermum stagnale PCC 7417:
- a CDS encoding ATP-binding protein, with product MKTTAISNSYQSNLQSLQSEIERIRHLLECYIEGKSSNYQANSAISPPVALGQLSSKFNLQKFERDILLLCLSREIDPSVADLCAQAAGNPNQDYPTLSLALGAFPDANWFVVSPQNPLQRWKMIEFAPGFTLTQAAMRIDQRILCYLLGVPAVDQHLSGIASFPNLDNTAIILPPSQQVIADQLIATWSNAPNQLPQLQLCGIDYSSKYHIYSHLCDRLNYNLGIISTASLPTSPNDIYQLTQRWEREAILSDRVLFLVCDHSTDDPHQKAAISLFIENINTALIISSRERLQNQQRALINFDVTPLSFEEQTAIWSTHLEEEAINLKVEITILASQFNLNYITIQAACQQTKSAESSSLERLWNFCRTQARPQLDNLAQRIDTTAQWTDLVLPERPVQVLKDIADQLQQRHKVYRDWGFAKKSGRGLGITALFYGDSGTGKTMAAELLANQFGLDLYRIDLSAVVSKYIGETEKNLARIFDAAETGGAILLFDEADALFGKRSEVKDSHDRHANVEVSYLLQRMEAYQGLAILTTNLKDALDNAFMRRIRFMVEFPFPAAESRAQIWQRIFPTLTPTQELDYVKLGQLQVAGGNIRNIAMISAFLAANQNEPVMMKHIKTAAQRECVKLKKILTDKEVQGWT from the coding sequence GGGATATACTCTTGCTCTGTCTGTCCAGGGAAATAGACCCCAGCGTTGCAGACTTGTGTGCCCAAGCTGCTGGCAACCCCAATCAAGATTATCCTACCCTCAGTTTAGCTCTGGGAGCATTTCCCGACGCTAATTGGTTTGTTGTCTCTCCCCAAAACCCATTACAACGATGGAAAATGATCGAGTTTGCCCCTGGTTTTACTCTCACCCAAGCAGCGATGAGAATAGACCAGCGCATTCTCTGTTATTTGTTAGGGGTGCCTGCTGTTGATCAGCATTTATCAGGAATAGCCAGTTTTCCCAATTTAGACAATACTGCCATTATTCTGCCACCATCCCAACAAGTTATAGCCGATCAACTAATTGCCACTTGGTCAAATGCCCCAAACCAATTGCCACAACTGCAACTCTGTGGGATTGATTATTCTAGTAAATATCATATTTATTCTCATTTGTGCGATCGCCTCAACTACAACTTAGGCATTATTTCCACCGCATCACTACCCACCAGCCCCAATGATATCTATCAACTCACCCAAAGGTGGGAACGAGAAGCCATATTAAGCGATCGCGTGTTATTCTTAGTTTGTGACCACTCCACAGATGACCCTCACCAGAAAGCCGCTATTTCCCTATTTATCGAAAATATCAACACAGCTTTAATCATCAGTTCTAGAGAACGTCTCCAAAATCAACAACGAGCTTTAATCAATTTTGACGTGACCCCTCTGAGTTTTGAAGAGCAAACAGCAATTTGGTCAACTCACTTGGAAGAAGAGGCGATCAATCTGAAGGTCGAAATTACGATACTTGCATCCCAATTCAATCTTAACTACATCACAATACAAGCCGCTTGTCAACAAACCAAAAGTGCAGAATCCTCTTCTCTGGAGAGACTTTGGAATTTCTGCCGCACTCAAGCCCGTCCCCAACTGGATAACCTAGCCCAACGCATAGATACAACAGCCCAGTGGACAGACTTAGTTTTACCAGAAAGACCAGTCCAAGTTCTCAAAGACATTGCTGACCAACTGCAACAACGTCACAAAGTTTACCGTGATTGGGGCTTTGCTAAAAAAAGTGGTCGCGGCTTAGGAATCACAGCCCTATTTTACGGTGATAGCGGTACTGGTAAAACTATGGCAGCAGAGTTACTTGCTAATCAATTTGGTTTGGATCTTTACCGCATCGACCTGAGTGCAGTAGTCAGTAAATATATTGGTGAGACAGAAAAGAATTTAGCACGCATTTTCGATGCTGCGGAAACCGGAGGAGCGATTTTACTGTTTGATGAAGCCGATGCTTTATTTGGAAAACGTTCGGAAGTTAAAGACAGTCACGATCGCCATGCTAATGTGGAAGTCAGTTATCTACTCCAACGGATGGAAGCATACCAAGGTTTAGCCATCTTGACAACTAACCTCAAAGATGCTTTAGATAATGCCTTTATGCGGCGTATCCGCTTCATGGTAGAGTTTCCATTCCCCGCAGCAGAATCCCGCGCCCAAATTTGGCAACGTATCTTCCCAACTTTAACACCAACCCAAGAACTCGACTATGTGAAACTGGGACAACTGCAAGTAGCTGGGGGTAATATCCGCAACATAGCCATGATATCTGCTTTTTTAGCGGCTAATCAGAATGAACCTGTAATGATGAAACACATCAAAACAGCAGCACAACGGGAGTGTGTGAAATTGAAAAAGATATTGACTGATAAAGAAGTGCAAGGCTGGACATAA